The window ATGATTTGGATAAAACTCGTGAGTCTCTGAGAAATGCTATTGAATACGATAAGGCAAATCAGGAATACCGCGATGAGTTCGATCATCTGAATCAACTGGCCTCATCCATGGCGAACGCTATGAGATCGCTGAACGGCGGCGATCCTGATGGTGCTATAACAAAGTTTGAAAAGGTGGTTGAGGATTACCCCGAGTTTACTGCTGCCGGAATGTATTACACGGGTATCGCTTATATGCGTTCAGATCAGGCTAGTGAAGCTTCCAAATATTTTCGGGAAGCAATGAGTTTTGATCCCAATTATGAGAGGCCGAGAGTTGCACTGAAAGGTTTGACGGACCGTGCTTACAACGAGGGGAATCAGCTTCTCCGGAGAGGTGACTACGAGGGAGCTGAGGAGTATTTTAACGAAGTGTTGCGGTTGAATCCAAACTACTATCAGGCCTACTTCCAGCTTGGCTACCTGAACACAAAACTGGGAGACTATGAACTGGCACTGGTAAACTATAAGAAAACAGTGGAAATGAATCCTGGGTATACTAAAGGGTGGTTTGCATTAGGGCTCACTTACCAACGTAACGGCGATTATGACAGCGCTATCAATGCACTTGACAGTGCTGTGGGTGCCGACCCCACCAATGTTAAAGCGCTGGTTCAGAAAGCTAAAATCCTAATGAAACAAGGTGATTATAAATCGGCTGAAGGAGCTTACAACCAGGCAATTCAGGTTGACCCTTCTTACGGCGCAGCGTATGCGGATCTTGGGCAGATATATGTGACTCAGGAGCGATGGGACGATGCCATTAGTGCACTCTCTACAGCTACAGCTCTAGATATTAGACTGTACAAAGCGTGGTTTCTGCTGGCCCAGTCGCAAAATGTTAAAGGTAGTTGCGACGATGCGAAGGAATCCTCCCGTTCCTCCCTTGATGTGAAATCAGGTTACG of the Candidatus Neomarinimicrobiota bacterium genome contains:
- a CDS encoding tetratricopeptide repeat protein — translated: MKKTVLIAIWFITISTAQSSDQLFAEGKKLFEDGFFPEAESKLLAAVQADPAAADAHFFLSKVYLRQYDLDKTRESLRNAIEYDKANQEYRDEFDHLNQLASSMANAMRSLNGGDPDGAITKFEKVVEDYPEFTAAGMYYTGIAYMRSDQASEASKYFREAMSFDPNYERPRVALKGLTDRAYNEGNQLLRRGDYEGAEEYFNEVLRLNPNYYQAYFQLGYLNTKLGDYELALVNYKKTVEMNPGYTKGWFALGLTYQRNGDYDSAINALDSAVGADPTNVKALVQKAKILMKQGDYKSAEGAYNQAIQVDPSYGAAYADLGQIYVTQERWDDAISALSTATALDIRLYKAWFLLAQSQNVKGSCDDAKESSRSSLDVKSGYAPAHYELGIAEICLGNKTAALASFENARKDRSWRKNAEYEIDKIKNPGKYRNP